One genomic segment of Peromyscus leucopus breed LL Stock chromosome 23, UCI_PerLeu_2.1, whole genome shotgun sequence includes these proteins:
- the Znf12 gene encoding zinc finger protein 12 isoform X3, producing the protein MDEIWQENDLMEKVQGDEEKQSWSAVFDYRSIVEKTGDMAGKAINEETTLVPSGEVIPKCDSCEKSLTCISEFISSDGSYAKMKPNVCAGCGKSLLHIKLEKTHPGGDSYEFSQNEDDYTLSEENIYQKIHILEKPFEYVECQKSFPKNTVFLNHMEEKPYDWNESEITFLQMSDLSVHQSSPMEMKPYECHECGKSFCKKSKFIIHQRTHTGEKPFKCNQCGKSFCQKGTLTVHQRTHTGEKPYECNECGKNFYQKLHLIQHQRTHSGEKPYECSYCGKSFCQKTHLTQHQRTHSGERPYVCQDCGKTFSQKSALNDHQKIHTGVKLYKCSECGKCFCRKSTLTTHTRTHTGEKPYECNECGKFFSRLSYLTVHYRTHSGEKPYECTECGKTFYLNSALMRHQRVHTGEKPYECNECGKLFSQLSYLTVHHRTHSGVKPYECSECGKTFYQNSALCRHRRIHRGEKPYECYICGKFFSQMSYLTIHHRIHSGEKPYECSECGKTFCQNSALNRHQRTHTGEKAYECYECGKCFSQMSYLTIHHRIHSGEKPFECNECGKAFSRMSYLTVHYRTHSGEKPYECTECGKKFYHKSAFNSHQRIHRRGNGNVADVGRLL; encoded by the coding sequence ATGAAATCTGGCAAGAGAATGACCTGATGGAGAAAGTCCAGGGAGATGAAGAGAAGCAGTCGTGGTCAGCTGTGTTCGACTACAGAAGCATAGTTGAAAAGACAGGTGATATGGCTGGTAAAGCCATTAATGAAGAAACAACACTTGTCCCTTCAGGAGAAGTCATACCTAAgtgtgactcctgtgaaaagaGCTTGACGTGCATCTCCGAATTCATTAGTAGCGATGGAAGCTATGCAAAAATGAAGCCCAATGTGTGTGCAGGATGTGGGAAATCACTTCTCCACATTAAGCTTGAGAAAACACATCCAGGAGGTGATTCTTACGAATTTAGTCAGAATGAAGATGATTACACTCtaagtgaagaaaatatttatcagaAAATTCATATTTTGGAGAAGCCCTTTGAATATGTTGAGTGCCAGAAATCCTTCCCAAAGAACACGGTTTTTCTTAATCACATGGAAGAGAAGCCCTATGATTGGAATGAATCTGAAATAACTTTTCTTCAGATGTCAGACCTCAGTGTCCACCAGAGTTCTCCCATGGAAATGAAACCTTATGAGTGCCATGAATGTGGGAAGTCCTTCTGTAAAAAGTCCAAATTCATTATACATCAGAGAACTCACACCGGAGAGAAACCCTTTAAGTGTAATCAGTGTGGGAAATCCTTCTGCCAGAAGGGAACCCTCACTGTACATCAGAGAACCCACACAGGGGAGAAGCCCTACGAATGTAATGAGTGTGGGAAAAACTTCTACCAGAAGTTACACCTCATTCAGCACCAGAGAACTCACTCGGGAGAAAAGCCCTATGAATGTAGCTACTGTGGGAAATCCTTTTGCCAGAAGACACACCTCACACAGCACCAGAGGACACATTCAGGAGAGAGGCCCTATGTTTGCCAGGACTGTGGGAAGACCTTCTCTCAGAAGTCAGCACTTAACGATCACCAGAAAATCCACACAGGCGTAAAACTCTACAAGTGCAGTGAGTGTGGGAAATGCTTCTGCCGCAAGTCCACCCTCACAACCCACACGaggacacacacaggagagaagccCTATGAGTGCAACGAGTGTGGGAAGTTCTTCTCCAGGCTGTCCTACCTCACTGTTCACTACAGAACACATtcaggagagaaaccctatgagtgtACAGAATGTGGGAAAACCTTCTATTTGAACTCGGCCCTCATGAGACATCAGAGAGTACACACGGGAGAAAAGCCTTATGAATGTAATGAGTGCGGGAAGTTATTCTCACAGTTGTCATACCTCACTGTACATCATAGAACTCATTCAGGAgtgaaaccctatgaatgtagtgAATGTGGGAAAACCTTCTACCAAAATTCAGCCCTTTGTAGGCACCGGCGAATTCATAGAggggagaaaccctatgaatgttaCATATGTGGAAAGTTCTTCTCTCAGATGTCATACCTCACTATACATCATAGAATTCATtcaggagagaaaccctatgaatgtagtgAGTGTGGGAAAACCTTCTGCCAGAATTCAGCACTTAACAGACATCAGAGAACACATACAGGAGAAAAAGCCTATGAATGTTATGAATGTGGAAAATGCTTTTCTCAGATGTCATATCTCACTATACATCATAGGATTCATTCAGGAGAAAAGCCCtttgaatgtaatgaatgtgggaaagccttctcTCGGATGTCATACCTCACTGTGCATTACAGAACCCACTCaggagagaagccctatgaatgtacTGAATGTGGGAAGAAGTTCTACCACAAGTCAGCATTCAATAGCCATCAGAGAATTCATAGAAGAGGGAATGGGAATGTAGCTGATGTGGGAAGGCTCCTTTAA
- the Znf12 gene encoding zinc finger protein 12 isoform X2, which produces MNTSLGLVSFKDVAVAFTQEEWQQLGPEEKTTYRDVMLENYSNLVSVDEIWQENDLMEKVQGDEEKQSWSAVFDYRSIVEKTGDMAGKAINEETTLVPSGEVIPKCDSCEKSLTCISEFISSDGSYAKMKPNVCAGCGKSLLHIKLEKTHPGGDSYEFSQNEDDYTLSEENIYQKIHILEKPFEYVECQKSFPKNTVFLNHMEEKPYDWNESEITFLQMSDLSVHQSSPMEMKPYECHECGKSFCKKSKFIIHQRTHTGEKPFKCNQCGKSFCQKGTLTVHQRTHTGEKPYECNECGKNFYQKLHLIQHQRTHSGEKPYECSYCGKSFCQKTHLTQHQRTHSGERPYVCQDCGKTFSQKSALNDHQKIHTGVKLYKCSECGKCFCRKSTLTTHTRTHTGEKPYECNECGKFFSRLSYLTVHYRTHSGEKPYECTECGKTFYLNSALMRHQRVHTGEKPYECNECGKLFSQLSYLTVHHRTHSGVKPYECSECGKTFYQNSALCRHRRIHRGEKPYECYICGKFFSQMSYLTIHHRIHSGEKPYECSECGKTFCQNSALNRHQRTHTGEKAYECYECGKCFSQMSYLTIHHRIHSGEKPFECNECGKAFSRMSYLTVHYRTHSGEKPYECTECGKKFYHKSAFNSHQRIHRRGNGNVADVGRLL; this is translated from the coding sequence ATGAAATCTGGCAAGAGAATGACCTGATGGAGAAAGTCCAGGGAGATGAAGAGAAGCAGTCGTGGTCAGCTGTGTTCGACTACAGAAGCATAGTTGAAAAGACAGGTGATATGGCTGGTAAAGCCATTAATGAAGAAACAACACTTGTCCCTTCAGGAGAAGTCATACCTAAgtgtgactcctgtgaaaagaGCTTGACGTGCATCTCCGAATTCATTAGTAGCGATGGAAGCTATGCAAAAATGAAGCCCAATGTGTGTGCAGGATGTGGGAAATCACTTCTCCACATTAAGCTTGAGAAAACACATCCAGGAGGTGATTCTTACGAATTTAGTCAGAATGAAGATGATTACACTCtaagtgaagaaaatatttatcagaAAATTCATATTTTGGAGAAGCCCTTTGAATATGTTGAGTGCCAGAAATCCTTCCCAAAGAACACGGTTTTTCTTAATCACATGGAAGAGAAGCCCTATGATTGGAATGAATCTGAAATAACTTTTCTTCAGATGTCAGACCTCAGTGTCCACCAGAGTTCTCCCATGGAAATGAAACCTTATGAGTGCCATGAATGTGGGAAGTCCTTCTGTAAAAAGTCCAAATTCATTATACATCAGAGAACTCACACCGGAGAGAAACCCTTTAAGTGTAATCAGTGTGGGAAATCCTTCTGCCAGAAGGGAACCCTCACTGTACATCAGAGAACCCACACAGGGGAGAAGCCCTACGAATGTAATGAGTGTGGGAAAAACTTCTACCAGAAGTTACACCTCATTCAGCACCAGAGAACTCACTCGGGAGAAAAGCCCTATGAATGTAGCTACTGTGGGAAATCCTTTTGCCAGAAGACACACCTCACACAGCACCAGAGGACACATTCAGGAGAGAGGCCCTATGTTTGCCAGGACTGTGGGAAGACCTTCTCTCAGAAGTCAGCACTTAACGATCACCAGAAAATCCACACAGGCGTAAAACTCTACAAGTGCAGTGAGTGTGGGAAATGCTTCTGCCGCAAGTCCACCCTCACAACCCACACGaggacacacacaggagagaagccCTATGAGTGCAACGAGTGTGGGAAGTTCTTCTCCAGGCTGTCCTACCTCACTGTTCACTACAGAACACATtcaggagagaaaccctatgagtgtACAGAATGTGGGAAAACCTTCTATTTGAACTCGGCCCTCATGAGACATCAGAGAGTACACACGGGAGAAAAGCCTTATGAATGTAATGAGTGCGGGAAGTTATTCTCACAGTTGTCATACCTCACTGTACATCATAGAACTCATTCAGGAgtgaaaccctatgaatgtagtgAATGTGGGAAAACCTTCTACCAAAATTCAGCCCTTTGTAGGCACCGGCGAATTCATAGAggggagaaaccctatgaatgttaCATATGTGGAAAGTTCTTCTCTCAGATGTCATACCTCACTATACATCATAGAATTCATtcaggagagaaaccctatgaatgtagtgAGTGTGGGAAAACCTTCTGCCAGAATTCAGCACTTAACAGACATCAGAGAACACATACAGGAGAAAAAGCCTATGAATGTTATGAATGTGGAAAATGCTTTTCTCAGATGTCATATCTCACTATACATCATAGGATTCATTCAGGAGAAAAGCCCtttgaatgtaatgaatgtgggaaagccttctcTCGGATGTCATACCTCACTGTGCATTACAGAACCCACTCaggagagaagccctatgaatgtacTGAATGTGGGAAGAAGTTCTACCACAAGTCAGCATTCAATAGCCATCAGAGAATTCATAGAAGAGGGAATGGGAATGTAGCTGATGTGGGAAGGCTCCTTTAA